One window of the Halobacteriovorax sp. JY17 genome contains the following:
- a CDS encoding RlmE family RNA methyltransferase produces MGFKVQDHYFKKAKKDDFLARSVYKLEEIDNKYKIINKSDYVVDFGYHPGSWVQYTSRKVQEEGKVIGIDIRPLNKKLLTLKNVTLFEKDIFDVETTSQLGADNKFNVVLSDMAPNTTGIRSVDQDRSLNLVEKVFEVLPVFLKENGNMVIKVFDSHQAQKFLKENKNMFKEYDFLKPKSTRSVSKEFFVIGRGYKA; encoded by the coding sequence ATGGGTTTCAAGGTTCAAGATCACTATTTTAAAAAAGCAAAGAAAGATGATTTCCTCGCTAGAAGTGTTTACAAGCTTGAAGAGATCGATAACAAGTATAAAATTATAAATAAGAGCGATTATGTCGTAGATTTTGGTTATCATCCAGGTTCATGGGTGCAATACACAAGTCGAAAAGTTCAAGAAGAAGGTAAAGTAATAGGTATTGATATAAGACCATTAAACAAGAAACTTCTGACATTAAAGAATGTAACACTATTTGAAAAAGATATTTTTGATGTCGAAACAACATCGCAGCTTGGGGCAGATAATAAATTCAACGTTGTCCTATCTGATATGGCACCTAATACAACAGGAATAAGGTCGGTTGATCAGGATAGAAGTTTAAACCTAGTAGAGAAGGTATTCGAAGTTTTACCTGTTTTTCTGAAAGAAAATGGAAATATGGTGATTAAAGTCTTCGATAGCCACCAAGCGCAGAAGTTTTTAAAAGAAAACAAGAATATGTTTAAGGAGTATGACTTCCTTAAACCGAAGTCGACTAGATCTGTGAGTAAAGAATTTTTTGTCATAGGCCGCGGATATAAGGCATAA
- the lepB gene encoding signal peptidase I, which yields MEEYEEEYPVEKKSPNLKKEVFLIISIIFTVLVFRSSLYEPYRIPSGSMIPTLRIGDYIIVNKFAYGLKVPFSDIAVGDINLNPKYIFEQKLPKRGDVIVFKFPKDPSVNYIKRVIGLPGDSVEIKDKVVYVNDVETAASLVDAQPFLKDMDTKFKKHKLKFFKVGKEEEGYVIQQDSDNYFLVNKDKIIVPEGEIFVMGDNRDFSYDSRFWGTVPLTFVKGRAELIWFSISFPENDEGEFLFRPSRIGSSIN from the coding sequence GTGGAAGAATATGAAGAAGAGTATCCTGTAGAAAAAAAATCTCCAAATTTAAAGAAAGAAGTCTTTCTAATTATTTCTATAATATTCACGGTTCTTGTCTTTAGATCGTCGCTCTATGAGCCATATCGCATTCCATCGGGCTCCATGATTCCAACTCTTCGAATTGGAGATTACATAATTGTAAATAAGTTTGCATACGGATTAAAAGTTCCTTTTTCTGACATAGCTGTTGGGGACATTAATTTAAACCCAAAATATATTTTTGAACAAAAACTGCCAAAGAGGGGAGATGTAATCGTTTTCAAATTCCCAAAAGATCCCTCTGTAAATTACATTAAGAGAGTTATTGGACTCCCAGGAGATTCGGTAGAAATAAAAGATAAGGTTGTTTATGTAAATGATGTTGAAACAGCAGCATCATTGGTAGATGCCCAACCATTTCTAAAAGATATGGATACTAAGTTTAAAAAACATAAGCTTAAGTTTTTTAAGGTTGGAAAAGAAGAAGAGGGCTATGTTATTCAACAGGATAGCGATAACTATTTCCTCGTGAATAAGGACAAGATTATTGTTCCTGAAGGGGAGATCTTTGTAATGGGAGATAATCGTGACTTCTCTTATGACTCAAGGTTTTGGGGGACAGTGCCACTTACTTTCGTAAAAGGAAGAGCAGAACTAATTTGGTTCTCAATTAGCTTTCCTGAAAATGATGAGGGAGAATTCTTATTTAGACCTTCTAGAATAGGATCTTCAATTAATTAG
- a CDS encoding Smr/MutS family protein has product MVLNLLNNSSSFLEYLDWNELLEKLCSFSYFDHTREEIPSLLNYKPNSLINRDLCLIDTYLLDYENYNKSLQDIFNTIPRTSQIEKYLSAIEKNIVLDLSELNTICKLLENYPSIERIFEPFEIEHNYPDQSIKSKIRNKFINKFRVLVSKDGIESLENHPQLSPLYKELRELELILRRSITSSAKNDLFSKALQYNEHDIINDRYVLAIRSDSYNSKLGAIIAKSSTGMTLFVEPYELRDKSNLRIQILAQIDAIINEICRNFCNTILEFERAPLNAIHFFYKVDLIKTKANFSQELSLSRPTLNETREVYIKDFFHPLIDNCVLNSIKLDPKAKGLIISGPNTGGKTVSLKSITICYLMSAMGLYVPARECHIFLPEGIYYFSHDQQDLSSGLSSFASEAKNYLELLEEITPNSLIVVDEIFNSTSSEEASALAISFLEQIHSRSDALVVISTHHQFFKTYIHSSKDYISSHVGFDIETSKPTYKLSFGSPGSSMAFKIFDILAEKFGLSNTISSKAEHILDKKQLSYEQLLQELSQKKSELGRKLLENRQLNISLKNQKKSMDGLVLLEKERITSDYKKKLDKIITEAESLLIETKKGNIDSRKQFNKKVIALTGSIPDPKKQKFTDHLTQTVSEKKISIDSIKEGDFVHSPTFNRNLKVLAVNIRKKEIQVLNGKMTLWMSIKNLSPSTQSKRPPQSIQVNFTKSVSGKLEIDGRGMRLEEFQRLTDDSIHELINGDIPFLNIVHGHGEGILKKWLRGYLKGFRELEWQAEDGNDGATRVTLIN; this is encoded by the coding sequence ATGGTACTCAACTTATTAAATAATTCATCTTCTTTCTTGGAATATCTCGACTGGAACGAGTTGCTTGAAAAGCTGTGCTCATTTTCCTACTTCGATCATACGAGAGAGGAAATCCCCTCTCTTTTAAACTATAAACCGAATAGTCTTATAAATCGAGACCTATGCTTGATTGACACCTATCTTCTAGACTATGAAAACTACAATAAAAGCTTACAGGATATTTTCAACACTATCCCTAGAACAAGTCAGATTGAAAAGTATCTCTCTGCGATAGAAAAAAACATCGTTCTAGACCTTTCTGAACTGAATACGATTTGTAAGCTTCTTGAAAACTACCCGTCTATCGAAAGAATATTTGAACCATTTGAAATTGAGCACAATTACCCTGATCAATCAATCAAGAGTAAGATAAGAAATAAATTCATTAATAAGTTTAGAGTTTTGGTTTCTAAAGATGGCATTGAAAGCCTTGAAAACCATCCTCAACTTTCTCCTTTATATAAGGAGTTACGAGAGCTTGAGCTCATTCTTAGAAGATCAATCACATCATCCGCCAAGAATGATTTATTCTCCAAAGCTCTTCAGTATAATGAGCACGATATCATTAATGATAGATATGTTCTCGCCATTCGGTCAGACTCTTATAATTCCAAGCTCGGTGCAATCATTGCGAAGTCGAGTACAGGAATGACCCTCTTTGTAGAGCCGTATGAATTAAGAGACAAGAGTAACTTGAGGATACAAATTCTCGCGCAAATTGATGCTATCATAAACGAAATTTGCCGTAACTTCTGTAATACAATTCTCGAATTTGAAAGAGCTCCACTAAATGCGATTCACTTTTTTTACAAAGTGGATTTAATTAAAACAAAGGCAAACTTTTCTCAAGAATTGTCATTATCTAGGCCAACTTTAAACGAGACAAGAGAAGTATATATCAAAGACTTCTTTCATCCGCTGATCGACAATTGTGTGTTGAACAGTATAAAGCTCGATCCAAAGGCAAAAGGACTTATCATCTCAGGTCCAAACACTGGTGGAAAAACTGTTTCTTTAAAATCAATTACAATATGCTATCTAATGAGTGCAATGGGGTTATATGTACCCGCGAGAGAATGTCATATTTTTCTTCCAGAAGGAATATATTACTTCTCTCACGACCAGCAAGACCTTTCCAGTGGGTTAAGCTCTTTTGCTTCTGAGGCAAAAAACTACTTAGAACTTCTCGAAGAAATTACTCCCAACTCTTTAATAGTTGTTGATGAAATTTTCAATTCAACATCGTCTGAAGAAGCTTCTGCCCTTGCTATATCTTTTTTAGAGCAAATTCATAGTAGATCTGATGCTCTTGTTGTTATTTCAACTCATCATCAATTTTTTAAGACCTATATTCACTCTTCCAAGGATTATATTTCATCACACGTAGGCTTCGATATTGAAACAAGTAAGCCTACATATAAACTAAGCTTTGGTTCTCCTGGTAGTTCCATGGCCTTCAAGATTTTTGATATACTTGCTGAAAAATTTGGCCTCAGTAACACTATTTCATCAAAGGCCGAACATATTCTCGACAAGAAACAACTCTCTTATGAACAGCTTTTACAGGAATTGTCTCAAAAGAAATCTGAGTTAGGTAGAAAACTCTTAGAGAATAGACAATTAAACATTAGTCTAAAAAATCAGAAAAAATCTATGGATGGACTAGTTCTTTTAGAAAAAGAACGCATCACTTCTGATTATAAAAAGAAGCTTGATAAAATCATCACTGAAGCAGAATCTCTCTTAATTGAAACGAAAAAAGGAAACATTGACTCAAGGAAGCAATTTAACAAAAAAGTAATTGCTCTCACTGGGAGCATTCCTGATCCAAAGAAACAAAAGTTTACAGATCATTTAACTCAGACCGTTTCCGAAAAAAAGATTTCTATTGATAGTATTAAAGAAGGCGATTTCGTACACTCCCCAACATTTAATAGGAATCTAAAGGTTCTCGCAGTCAATATTCGCAAGAAAGAAATTCAAGTTTTAAATGGAAAAATGACACTCTGGATGAGTATTAAGAACCTTTCACCCTCTACACAGAGTAAGAGACCACCACAGTCTATTCAAGTAAACTTCACCAAATCAGTTTCAGGCAAGCTTGAAATTGATGGTCGTGGAATGCGACTAGAGGAATTTCAAAGACTCACCGATGACTCTATTCATGAGTTAATTAACGGAGACATTCCTTTCCTAAATATTGTTCATGGACACGGAGAAGGTATTCTAAAAAAATGGCTACGTGGTTACTTAAAAGGATTTAGAGAGCTAGAGTGGCAGGCAGAAGATGGAAATGACGGGGCAACAAGAGTTACCCTAATTAATTGA
- a CDS encoding NFACT RNA binding domain-containing protein produces MIQTVADLNNIIEEYNSLCVIDQRVRTPVIQKIFSTPHYLSMSLRLPGKSIFLYVGRGQKYEGIFIGKSAVPTEYRIRDRFIEFCRKYLQGGIVHRVENLLEDRVVNIYFTKREDHYNFTLFWKGRDLYFALHERSSAGERVFCSWIGWQEVLEGNSIENIFKEVGAGSYKAEKPSKKVFSDEEYFEALSKNVDVHKFPKRKKKFFLRKIQNIERDFIKVKKWKLLKEVIEQPGFKLSSEFSFELEGISFKIDVNFNEFKRRDVIYKKIKAFRKAETILEDRLLRTKEEFKKWVSGDVYIVKGLGKTVEPVWRSSKEDVNSQVISVNRKIYRISSGVEIGIGLDSLSNDWLRKNWAKKEDLWFHLDGEKSSHVFLKNNSGVILDAKLLQLIGSALAHYSQYEGQQVPMVYTQVKNLKSVKGSAGKVIFKKEKRIDVYIDPDWKERISIIS; encoded by the coding sequence ATGATTCAAACTGTTGCAGATTTAAATAATATAATAGAAGAATACAATAGCTTATGTGTGATTGACCAGAGAGTTCGTACACCAGTTATTCAAAAAATATTCTCAACACCTCATTATCTATCAATGTCATTGAGACTTCCGGGCAAATCTATCTTCCTATATGTGGGGAGAGGGCAGAAGTATGAAGGCATATTTATTGGAAAATCTGCGGTTCCCACAGAGTATCGAATACGAGACAGGTTTATAGAGTTTTGCCGAAAATACCTTCAAGGGGGAATTGTTCATAGAGTTGAAAATCTTTTGGAAGATAGGGTGGTGAACATATACTTCACCAAGAGAGAAGATCATTACAACTTTACGTTATTTTGGAAAGGAAGAGATTTATACTTTGCTCTACATGAAAGAAGTAGCGCAGGAGAAAGAGTTTTTTGCAGTTGGATAGGTTGGCAAGAGGTCTTAGAAGGAAACTCTATTGAGAATATATTTAAAGAAGTGGGAGCGGGCTCTTATAAAGCGGAAAAACCTTCTAAGAAGGTTTTTTCGGATGAAGAATATTTTGAAGCTTTAAGTAAGAATGTTGATGTCCATAAGTTTCCTAAGAGAAAGAAGAAATTCTTCTTGAGAAAAATTCAAAATATTGAAAGAGACTTTATTAAAGTAAAGAAATGGAAACTTTTAAAAGAAGTTATAGAGCAACCAGGGTTTAAACTATCTTCTGAATTTAGTTTTGAACTAGAAGGGATTTCTTTTAAAATTGATGTAAATTTTAATGAATTCAAGAGACGTGACGTCATCTATAAAAAAATTAAAGCCTTTAGAAAAGCAGAGACAATTTTAGAGGACAGACTTCTTAGAACGAAGGAAGAGTTTAAGAAATGGGTGAGTGGGGATGTATACATTGTAAAAGGCCTTGGTAAAACCGTTGAACCTGTTTGGCGTAGCTCAAAAGAAGATGTTAATAGTCAGGTAATAAGTGTCAATAGAAAAATTTATAGAATTAGTTCAGGCGTAGAGATTGGTATTGGTCTAGATAGCTTAAGTAATGATTGGCTTAGAAAAAATTGGGCGAAAAAAGAAGACCTTTGGTTTCATCTTGATGGAGAAAAGAGTTCTCATGTGTTTTTAAAGAATAATTCGGGAGTAATTTTAGATGCTAAGTTGTTGCAATTAATAGGAAGTGCTCTCGCTCACTATAGTCAATATGAGGGCCAGCAAGTACCTATGGTTTATACTCAAGTAAAGAACTTAAAGTCGGTAAAAGGATCTGCGGGTAAAGTAATTTTCAAAAAAGAAAAGAGAATTGATGTCTATATTGATCCAGACTGGAAGGAAAGAATTTCAATCATTTCGTGA
- a CDS encoding inositol monophosphatase family protein has protein sequence MLNEDFLKLLRTEVLEIVKNRVDSSSLKESLGISKKSDFSIVTLVDQEVSDLVHKKFSHLINEGSYHFYSEEDQQSFGFPSIILDPIDGTRELAMGLGECVVSLAVMETPSSGFAWLFNPFTGFEISSLSPYVNPVTFNTEKLFGYVSKGDKKRGLLDHVFASDELVISAKGSIAFKLGLLASGACDFVYSKTPKNIWDIAAGTLLCWERGMKLYQEGNEIVALEEVKISGELIWCREKDIYFLTNSLVKK, from the coding sequence GTGTTAAATGAAGATTTTTTAAAATTGCTTCGAACTGAAGTGTTAGAAATTGTAAAAAACCGAGTAGATAGCTCTTCATTAAAGGAGTCACTAGGAATTTCTAAGAAGTCAGATTTTTCAATCGTGACTCTTGTAGATCAGGAGGTGTCTGATCTTGTGCATAAGAAGTTCAGTCACTTAATTAATGAGGGTAGTTATCATTTTTATAGTGAGGAAGATCAGCAAAGTTTTGGTTTTCCATCAATTATCTTAGATCCAATTGATGGGACAAGAGAATTGGCAATGGGCCTTGGTGAGTGCGTGGTCTCATTGGCCGTAATGGAAACACCTAGCTCTGGTTTTGCTTGGCTATTTAATCCCTTTACAGGTTTCGAAATAAGTTCGCTCTCTCCCTATGTAAATCCGGTGACATTCAATACTGAAAAGCTGTTTGGTTACGTCTCAAAAGGGGATAAGAAGAGAGGATTATTAGATCATGTTTTTGCTAGTGATGAATTGGTAATTTCTGCAAAAGGGAGTATCGCCTTTAAGCTTGGCTTATTGGCAAGTGGTGCGTGTGACTTTGTCTATTCCAAAACGCCGAAGAATATCTGGGATATTGCTGCAGGAACACTTCTTTGCTGGGAGAGAGGAATGAAGCTTTATCAAGAGGGGAATGAAATAGTTGCTCTAGAAGAGGTGAAAATTAGCGGAGAGCTTATCTGGTGTCGTGAAAAAGACATTTATTTTTTGACAAATTCATTAGTGAAAAAATGA
- a CDS encoding sigma 54-interacting transcriptional regulator, protein MQALFNSTYPILIQGETGTGKTNLAKEIHYRSQFQNKDYIHCNLAGLSDGLFESELFGHLKGAFTGACSDKIGFCEMANGGTLFFDEIGDITLAQQKKLLQLLDSGEFYSVGGTLKKKFIGRFIFATHRSLELLVRRGEFREDLYFRLGGAAISLKPIREKSESERVSALRKIIKEAKEKYELKEKYFCEEAFDVLLSYSWPGNYREMKTSIELILLKSPRMKISKGEIPSKFVLEKNEGGRFKSQVAELEKKILYNEVVNKGVGITKASKSLGISKTTLIAKLRKYGISGQSLERVEKSVA, encoded by the coding sequence ATGCAAGCACTTTTCAATTCTACTTATCCAATTTTAATTCAAGGTGAAACGGGAACAGGTAAAACAAACTTAGCCAAAGAAATCCATTATCGCTCACAATTTCAAAATAAAGATTATATCCATTGTAACCTAGCAGGTCTCTCGGATGGTCTTTTTGAAAGTGAACTCTTTGGGCATTTGAAGGGAGCTTTTACTGGGGCATGTTCTGATAAAATAGGGTTTTGTGAGATGGCCAACGGAGGAACTCTATTTTTTGATGAAATAGGAGATATCACTTTGGCCCAGCAGAAAAAACTTTTACAGCTTTTAGACTCTGGCGAGTTTTATAGTGTGGGAGGAACATTGAAAAAGAAGTTTATTGGGCGTTTTATATTTGCGACACATAGAAGCCTAGAGCTACTTGTTAGGAGAGGTGAGTTTAGAGAGGACCTTTACTTTAGATTGGGAGGAGCTGCGATCTCTTTAAAGCCAATCAGAGAAAAAAGTGAGAGCGAAAGGGTGAGCGCTCTGAGAAAAATTATTAAAGAGGCGAAAGAGAAGTATGAGCTAAAAGAAAAGTATTTTTGTGAGGAGGCTTTCGATGTGCTCCTCTCTTATTCATGGCCGGGGAACTATAGGGAAATGAAGACAAGTATTGAGTTAATTTTATTGAAATCCCCTCGTATGAAGATATCAAAGGGAGAAATCCCTTCTAAGTTTGTGCTTGAAAAGAATGAGGGTGGAAGATTTAAAAGCCAAGTTGCAGAGTTAGAGAAAAAAATCCTTTATAATGAGGTTGTAAATAAGGGGGTAGGTATTACTAAGGCCTCAAAATCATTAGGTATTAGTAAGACCACCTTAATTGCAAAGTTGCGTAAATATGGTATTAGTGGTCAAAGTTTAGAAAGAGTAGAAAAGAGTGTCGCCTAA
- a CDS encoding penicillin-binding transpeptidase domain-containing protein, whose product MKKEERREEIITTRSLVKENLNEAFKFSKKTFPKKVDLKEEQVDIKYSFNEDLTAYIKKILKRYRSDYSSVIVIDNETGYILSAVGYERKDNQFNITLPFSSTHPSASLFKIVTTADLLEKSEVTKDSVFKFRGRGTTLYKYQLKDKKSRWQRRQSFERAFAYSNNVIFGKAAIKNTTGERLFDMAADFGFNEKLMEEISLSKSVFEMPDTDYELAEKASGFNKKTMISPIHAAVMASVVANDGVLNYPRVVTEISDNVTKKVIWSPQQRTKRVLEVPTARELQELMEVTVKRGTARGSFRRVNRKLLNGLEIGGKTGSITGGIPFGKRDWFTSFAVPVNKNHGKGISIAVMNINLEKWYVKSSYLARKVIEYYYKEVNPLNDNVSTAKEAESDKDT is encoded by the coding sequence ATGAAGAAAGAAGAAAGAAGAGAAGAAATTATAACAACTAGGTCACTTGTAAAAGAGAACCTTAACGAAGCATTTAAATTTAGCAAGAAGACATTTCCAAAGAAAGTAGATTTAAAAGAAGAGCAAGTCGATATTAAGTATTCTTTTAATGAAGACTTAACGGCTTATATCAAGAAGATTCTGAAGAGATATAGATCGGACTATTCGTCAGTGATCGTAATTGATAATGAGACAGGATACATTCTCTCCGCCGTAGGTTATGAAAGAAAAGATAATCAATTTAATATAACACTTCCATTTAGTTCAACACATCCTTCTGCGAGTTTATTTAAAATTGTCACGACTGCTGATCTACTAGAGAAATCAGAAGTAACTAAAGATAGTGTGTTTAAATTTAGAGGTAGAGGGACGACTCTTTATAAGTACCAATTAAAAGATAAGAAATCGAGATGGCAAAGAAGGCAATCATTTGAAAGAGCTTTTGCTTATTCAAATAATGTGATTTTTGGAAAGGCTGCAATCAAAAATACAACAGGTGAAAGACTGTTTGATATGGCCGCAGATTTTGGATTTAATGAAAAGTTAATGGAAGAGATAAGCTTGTCGAAATCAGTGTTTGAAATGCCTGATACTGACTATGAGTTGGCTGAGAAGGCTTCTGGTTTCAATAAGAAGACAATGATCTCTCCAATACATGCCGCAGTTATGGCTTCAGTTGTTGCAAATGATGGTGTTCTTAACTATCCAAGAGTCGTCACAGAAATCAGTGACAACGTCACAAAGAAAGTCATATGGAGTCCTCAACAACGAACAAAGAGGGTTCTTGAAGTCCCTACTGCGAGAGAGCTTCAAGAGCTGATGGAGGTAACAGTTAAAAGAGGAACGGCGCGAGGATCTTTTAGACGTGTGAATAGAAAGCTTTTAAACGGACTTGAAATAGGTGGAAAGACTGGGTCTATTACTGGTGGAATTCCATTTGGAAAAAGAGATTGGTTTACTTCCTTTGCAGTACCTGTGAATAAAAATCATGGAAAAGGAATTTCTATCGCAGTAATGAATATAAATTTAGAGAAATGGTATGTTAAGTCGTCGTATCTTGCCAGAAAAGTAATAGAGTACTATTACAAAGAGGTGAATCCATTAAATGATAATGTCTCTACTGCAAAAGAGGCTGAGTCGGATAAGGATACATAG